In Listeria cossartiae subsp. cossartiae, the DNA window AATTTTGAAAAACTAAACGAAAATTTGCAAGGAGCTTATGCGGCGATTCAAGGCGAGCCTGGTGGACTGGAGTTTGTCGGGGAAGCGATGCGCCAAATGGAAACAGCGGCCAGCATTCACACCGACTATAAAGCAGTCAGTGAGGCGATTTCGTCTAGTTACTATATGTTAGAAGACAGCATGAGCCAAATTAGACAATCACTTGACCAGCTAGAATTCCAACCAGAAGAACTGAATCAAATTGAATCGCGTTTGAATGACTTAAATCAACTAAAACGCAAATATGGTAAAACAATTGAAGATATCATTCAATACGAACAAGAAATCAGTAGCGAAATGGAAAAATTATCGGATAGTGAATCGCATGTCGGCCACTTAGAAACAAAATTAGCAACACGCAAAGCGGAACTAACCAAACAGGCGAACACGCTAACAGATATCCGTAAAAAAGCGGCGGTTATCTTAGAAAAACAAATTAAACAAGAATTAAATCAACTTTATATGGAAAAAGCCATTTTTAGTGTGCGTTTTGAAGCAAACAAAATGGAACTGACAGAATCCGGCCAAGATAGCGTCGTTTTCTACATGTCCACTAACCCAGGGGAACCGCTAAAACCGTTAGCGAAAATTGCCTCTGGCGGTGAGTTATCACGAATGATGTTAGCTTTAAAAACTATTTTCTCAAGACATCAAGGTATTACTTCCATCATTTTCGATGAAGTGGATACAGGTGTAAGTGGTCGAGTTGGTCAAGCTATCGCAGAAAAAATTTATGCGGTGTCTGTGGGATCACAAGTGCTATGTATTAGCCATTTACCACAAGTTGCTGCCATGGCGAATCACCATTACTACATTACGAAAAAAGTACAAAACAAGCGAACAACAACTTCCGTCACCGTACTTAAAGGTGAAGATAAAGTAGAGGAAATCAGTCGAATGATTGCTGGAATAGAAGTCACAGAACTAACAAAACAACATGCAAAAGAAATGATTGAACAAGCGGAAAAAGTAAAACAAACTTATTAAAAAAACGAAATTGCTTGCATATCGAATAGTTTTTGCTTAAAATGAATAAGGTAGAAATTATTACCTGGTCATAAAAACAACTACTAATTCGAAATGCGGCTTTTTTGTGCGATAAAGGAGTAATTTTTATGACAAAAAGCAGATTTTTTACAGAAGTAGCAGACACAAGCTCATTTGTTTTTGCGGTAGCAGGCGCGGATGATGAAGTTGTACTAGAAACGATTCGCCTCGCATTAAACCAAAAACTAGGTAAATTTCTTTTATTCGGTAAAAAAGAAGACAAAACGTTAACCGCGAACGAAAGCGTTACATGGATTCAAGCAGATACAGCAGAAGCGGCAGCACAAGGCGCAATTTCAGCTGTGAAAAATAAAGAAGCAGACATTTTAGTCAAAGGCTTTATTCCAACGGCTACATTGATGAGTCACGTATTAAAAAAAGAAAACGGTCTTAGAACGAACCAATTACTAAGCCAAATTGCTATTTTTGATATCCCGACTTATCATAAACCACTGCTCCTAACAGACTGCGCCATGAACGTTGCACCAAAAACCAAAGAAAAAATCGCGATTACAGAAAATGCGGTCGCGGCTGCGCATAAGATCGGCATACCAAACCCCAAAATCGCTTTGCTAAGTGCCGTGGAAGAAGTAACAGAAAAAATGCCATCCACTGTGGAAGCGCGGGACGTTGTAGCTCATTTTGGCGATACTCTAAACATCGCAGGTCCATTAGCGCTAGATGTAGCCATTTCAAAAGAAGCAGCCCTTCATAAAGGTATTACCGATAGTTCGGCTGGTGAAGCAGACATCTTAATAGCACCAAATATCGAAACAGGAAATGCGCTGTATAAATCGCTCGTATACTTTGCAGGCGCTAAGGTCGGCAGTGCAATCGTCGGCGCGAAAGTACCAATTGTTATTTCCTCGAGAAATGATACACCAGAGAATAAATTAGCTTCATTTATCTTAACCGTAAGAATGGTTGGGAAATGATGAAATAATGTGAATAGACGGACTTTAACAAACTGAATGCAAAGGCTTTTATTTGATTACGCCCTACGTGTTACAATAGTCCATGGGAAAATGATAACCTACTGCATTTTTCACAATTAAATTTGGAGGAAAGCAAATGTCTTTTGATGTTTTGACCATAAATCCTGGTTCCACGTCTACAAAACTCGCTGTTTACCAAGGCGATAAAGTACTTTTTGAAGAAACAGTCAGACACACAATGCAAGAACTAGCCGATTTTAATAATGTACAGGAACAATTTGATTTTAGATGGCAAGTTTTACGTCGAGTGATGGATGCATTTGGTTATGATGGAAAGAATTTACAAGCAGTAGTTGGTAGAGGTGGCTTACTTCGTCCAGTTGCTGGTGGTACATATATGGTTACAGAAAAAATGATAGCAGATTTAAAAGAGAATAAGTACGGAGAGCATGCCTCGAATTTAGGCGCAATGCTTGCGAAAAAACTAGCGGATGAGCTTGAAATCCCAAGTTTCATTGTCGACCCCGTTGTCGTTGATGAAATGCAGGCAATTGCCAGAGTTTCCGGGAATGCCTTTGTTGCGAGAAAAAGCATTTTCCATGCGTTGAATCATAAAGCAGCTGGTCGGAAAATTGCCAAACAACTAGGATCCGACTATGAAAAAATGAATTTCGTTATTGCTCATCTTGGTGGCGGAATTTCGGTTGCAGCCCATCGGCAAGGGGAAGCAGTTGACGTGAATAACGCCTTAGATGGAGATGGTCCTTTTAGTCCAGAACGATCTGGTTCACTTCCGATGAATGATTTTTTAGAAGCGTGCTTTAGTGGAAAGTGGACGAAACGTGAACTGCATGATTTGATTGTTGGTCGTGGTGGGATGATTTCTTACTTAGGAACCAACAGTATGCTAGATGTAGAAGCTAGGGTGAAAGCCGGTGACGAAAAAGCCATCGAAGCTTTTGACGCAATGGCCTATCAGGTTAGTAAAGAAATTGGCGCATGTTCCGTTGTCCTTCAAGGAAATATTGACGCGATTATTTTAACTGGCGGACTTGCTAGAAGTGAGCTTTTCATAAAGAAAATTACCGAGCAAATAAACTGGATAGCCAGTGTGATTATAGAACCAGGAGAAGACGAATTAGAAGCACTAAATAGCGGCGTACAACGCGTGCTCGCTGGTCTTGAAAAAGGAAAAGTGTATTAAAAGGAGGAGATAATGTGGCAACAGAATATGATGTAGTTATTCTTGGCGGGGGAACTGGCGGTTACGTCGCAGCAATCCAAGCAGCAAAGAATGGTCAAAAAGTAGCTGTCGTTGAAAAAGGAAAAGTTGGTGGGACGTGTCTTCACCGCGGCTGTATTCCAACAAAAGCCTTATTACGTTCAGCAGAAGTCCTACAAACAGTAAAAAAAGCAAGTGAATTTGGTGTTTCAGTTGAAGGAACGGCCGGAATCAACTTTTTACAAGCACAAGAAAGAAAACAACAAATCGTAGACCAACTAGAAAAAGGTATCCACCAATTATTTAAACAAGGTAAAATTGACTTGTTTGTTGGAACGGGAACGATTTTAGGACCATCGATTTTTTCACCGACTGCTGGGACAATTTCAGTTGAATTTGAAGATGGTTCTGAAAATGAAATGCTAATTCCTAAAAACTTAATTATCGCGACTGGCTCCAAACCACGCACATTAAATGGTTTAACCATCGATGAAGAACATGTTTTATCATCTGACGGCGCGCTAAACCTGGAAACTTTACCAAAATCAATTATTATTGTTGGTGGCGGAGTTATCGGGATGGAATGGGCTTCGATGATGCATGATTTTGGCGTAGAAGTTACCGTGCTAGAATATGCCGACCGAATTTTGCCAACAGAAGATAAAGAAGTGGCGAAAGAATTAGCAAGACTGTATAAAAAGAAAAAACTAAACATGCATACATCTGCTGAAGTTCAAGCAGCTAGCTATAAAAAAACCGATACCGGTGTGGAAATTAGCGCAATCATTAAAGGTGAAGAGCAGACTTTTGCAGCGGATAAAATCCTTGTTTCCGTTGGGCGCTCAGCTAACACAGAAAACATTGGTTTACAAAACACGGATATCGCGACCGAAAACGGCTTTATCCAAGTAAATGATTTTTACCAAACAAAAGAAAGTCATATTTATGCGATTGGTGACTGCATTCCAACAATCCAACTTGCGCACGTTGCCATGGAAGAAGGAACGATTGCAGCTAACCATATTGCCGGAAAAACAGCCGAAAAACTGGACTACGACTTAGTTCCACGCTGTATTTATACTTCTACAGAAATCGCAAGTGTCGGTATCACAGAAGAACAAGCGAAAGAACGCGGTCATGAAGTGAAAAAAGGTAAATTCTTCTTCCGAGGTATCGGGAAAGCGCTCGTTTACGGAGAATCAGATGGCTTCATTAAAATTATTGCAGATAAAAAGACAGATGATATATTAGGCGTCAGCATGATTGGACCGCACGTAACGGACATGATTAGCGAAGCCGCTTTAGCACAAGTTTTAAATGCAACGCCGTGGGAAGTGGGCAACACGATTCACCCGCACCCAACTTTATCAGAAAGTTTTAGAGAAGCTGCCCTTGCTGTGGATGGCAATGCAATTCACGGTTAATACAGCTTTAAAGGAGGAACAAAAATGACTTTAAAAGAAGCAGGTTTAACAGAAGATAAATTAATTAAAATGTATGAAACGATGCTAATGGCAAGAAGACTGGATGAACGTATGTGGTTGCTGAACCGTTCTGGGAAAATTCCTTTTACCATTTCTGGGCAAGGACAAGAAACGGCACAAATTGGCGCTGCGTTTGCCTTTGATTTAGATAAAGATTACGCATTACCATATTACCGTGATTTAGCAGTGGTGCTAGCATTCGGGATGACAGCGAAAGATATTATGTTATCAGCATTTGCTAAAGCGGAAGATCCAAACTCGGGGGGCCGTCAAATGCCAGCTCACTTTGGACAAAAATCCAACCGCATCGTGACACAAAGTTCCCCAGTAACAACGCAGTTCCCGCACGCAGCAGGTATTGGTCTTGCAGCGAAAATGGCTGGTGATGAGATTGCGATTTATGCTTCAACAGGTGAAGGATCTTCTAACCAAGGCGATTTCCATGAAGGAATCAACTTTGCATCTGTACATAAGTTGCCAGTTGTTTTCGTGATTCATAATAACCAATATGCCATTTCTGTGCCAGCATCGAAACAATATGCCGCAGAAAAACTATCTGACCGAGCAATTGGTTACGGCATCCCTGGTGAACGCGTTGATGGAACGAATATGGGAGAAGTATATGCCGCATTTAAACGCGCAACAGATCGCGCAAGAAACGGCGAAGGACCTACATTAATCGAAACAGTTTCCTACCGCTTCACGCCGCACTCCTCTGATGATGACGACAGCAGTTATCGTTCCAGGGAAGAAGTAAACGAAGCAAAAGGAAAAGATCCACTGACAATTTTCCAAACAGAATTACTGGAAGAAGGTTACTTAACAGAAGAAAAAATCGCTGAAATCGAAAAAAATATTGCGAAAGAAGTTAACGAAGCAACCGATTACGCGGAAAGTGCAGCCTACGCTGAACCAGAATCATCTTTACTTTATGTATATGATGAAGAAGCGAATAGCTGATTAGGAGGGAATTTGAATGCCAGTCATTTCATATATTGATGCAATAACCATGGCGCTTAAAGAAGAAATGGAGCGCGACGATAAAGTATTTATTTTAGGAGAAGACGTAGGGAAAAAAGGCGGCGTATTTAAAGCGACTGCCGGCCTATACGATGAATTTGGTGAAGACCGAGTTCTTGATACACCACTTGCTGAGTCCGCGATTGCCGGAGTTGGAATTGGCGCAGCAATGTACGGCTATCGTCCAGTAGCAGAAATGCAATTTGCTGACTTTATTATGCCAGCTGTTAACCAAATTATTTCAGAAGCTTCCCGAATTCGCTACCGTTCGAATAATGATTGGTCTTGCCCGATGGTTATTCGCGCACCTTTTGGCGGCGGGGTACACGGAGCACTTTACCATTCTCAATCAGTGGAAAAAGTATTCTTTGGACAACCTGGTTTGAAAATTGTTGTCCCATCTTCTCCATATGATGCAAAAGGACTTTTAAAAGCGGCAATTCGCGATAATGATCCAGTACTTTTCTTTGAACATAAACGAGCTTACCGCTTACTAAAAGGCGAAGTACCAGAAACAGATTATATCGTTCCAATCGGCGAAGCAAATGTTGTCCGCGAAGGTGATGATATTACCGTAATTACTTATGGACTTGCGGTTCAATTTGCCCAACAAGCCGCAGAACGTTTAGCAGCGGAAGGCGTAGAAGCACACATTCTTGATTTACGTACAATTTACCCACTAGACCAAGAAGCGATTATCGAAGCAACGAAAAAAACAGGTAAAGTACTGCTTGTAACAGAAGATAATAAGCAAGGAAGCATTATCAGTGAAGTTGCAGCAATTATTTCGGAGCATTGTCTATTTGACTTAGATGCGCCGATTGCTAGACTCGCAGGACCAGATACCCCAGCAATGCCTTTTGCTCCAACAATGGAAAAACACTTTATGATTAATCCAGATAAAGTGGCAGATGCAATGAAAGAATTAGCGGAATTTTAGACCCGTTTTAAATTAAAGGAGTGAAGACCCGTGGCAGTTGAAAAAATCACCATGCCCAAATTAGGGGAAAGTGTAACAGAAGGAACGATTAGTTCGTGGTTAGTGAAACCTGGCGATACAGTCGAAAAATATGATGCCATCGCAGAAGTACTAACCGACAAAGTAACAGCTGAAATCCCATCTTCTTTTAGCGGGACAATCAAAGAAATTTTAGCCGAAGAAGATGAAACATTAGAAGTAGGCGAAGTTATTTGCACAATCGAAACAGCTGATGCCGGCAGTTCAGAGCCAGTTGCTGAAGTAGAAAAAGCAGAAACCAAAGCCCCTAAAAAACAAGAAACAAAACAAGTTAAACTAGCAGAAGCACCAGCTAGCGGAAGATTTTCCCCAGCCGTACTTCGAATTGCTGGCGAAAACAATATTGATTTATCTACTGTAGTAGGCACTGGCAAAGGTGGCCGAATTACAAGAAAAGATTTGCTACAAGTCATTGAAAACGGGCCAGTAGCCACTAAACCAGAAGTACAAAGTGCGCCACAAGAAAAAACGGCTGCACCAACACCTGTACGCTCAGCAGCTGGTGACAGAGAAATTCCAATCAATGGTGTAAGAAAAGCGATTGCGAAACATATGAGCGTCAGTAAACAAGAAATTCCACATGCTTGGATGATGGTGGAAGTTGATGCGACAGGACTTGTTCGTTACCGTAATGCAGTGAAAGATAGCTTTAAAAAAGAGGAAGGCTATTCGCTAACTTATTTCGCCTTTTTCATCAAAGCAGTTGCACAAGCCTTAAAAGAATTCCCGCAACTTAACAGTACATGGGCAGGCGATAAAATCATCGAGCATGGTAATATCAATATTTCGATTGCCATTGCTGCTGGCGATTTATTATATGTTCCAGTTATTAAAAACGCGGATGAAAAATCCATTAAAGGCATTGCGCGCGAAATAAGTGAACTTGCTGGAAAAGCCCGTAATGGCAAACTTAGCCAAGCGGACATGGAAGGTGGTACATTCACAGTAAACAGTACCGGATCATTTGGCTCTGTGCAATCAATGGGAATTATCAACCATCCACAAGCAGCTATTCTTCAAGTGGAATCGATTGTAAAACGTCCAGTCATTATTGACGATATGATTGCTGTGCGTGATATGGTGAACCTATGTTTATCCATCGATCACCGTATTTTAGACGGTTTATTAGCTGGGAAATTCTTACAAACAATTAAAGCGAATGTCGAAAAAATTTCCAAAGAAAATACAGCGTTGTATTAAAGATGTTTTAATCTAGGTTTAGCGGGTATTGTTTAGTACATCTAGATCCATACCCCTAAACTCCCTAGATGTCTTGGGTAGTACTTTCGGGTGCTGCTCTTTTTTTGAGGGGAAAAATAAAAAAAGTCTGAACCAGTTTGGCTCAGACGGTGGATATTTATAAAAACATTAATACCCCGGTTAAAACACTTGATAATACAATCGCGATTAACATTAAAATAACGACAACGCGAACTACTTTTTTATTAGTCATTGCGGAAGAAAACTCCTCTCATAAAGCATTTCAGATATATCCATCTTACTGATAATTAAAGCAAATTTCAAGTTATTTCTTGATTTTTTTAGGCAAATAGGAAGAATGTAGGTGAAAATAAGATGATAGCCAATGTAAAAAAATATTTTACCGAATTAATCCAAATTTCATCCGTTTCTGGAAAAGAAAAAGCCATTTTAACTTACATAAAAAAACATTTAACGACATTGGATGTTTCTTATAGCTTAGATGAAAATTATGGCTTGATTGCCCGGATTCCAGCGACTAGAGAGAAGTTTCCAACGATATTTTTCTGTAGCCATGTTGATACGCATCCAAGTGCAGCTACGCCTGTTTTTCAAATCGAACAAGACGTGTTCACCGCTACAAAGGGTACTTCTTTAGGTGCGGATGACAAAGCGGCCGTCGCAGCGATGTTAGCGGCGATTGATTATTTTTGTACCGAAAAAACGCCGCACGGGGACATTGAATTTATTTTTACGACAAAAGAAGAGCTTGGTATGATTGGAATGCGTCTTTTTCCGGAAGAAGAAATTACAGCAGCTTATGGCTACTGTTTGGATGCACCGGGTGAGGTAGGGAATTATCAACTGCAAGCAAGCACTCTCGTTGCGATGGGGTTCACGATTGCTAGTTCTGCTAGTGCTCAAATGTCGCCGATTTCCATTGCTAGAATGGCGCTCCACGCAACACGTCCAGGTCGAATTGACCGAGAAAACAAATGGGAAATTCAGTCATTTTCTGGTGGGATAAACGATGAAAATCAACAAGATGCCCAGTTAGAAATTCTTTTTACGTCTGCGGCAAGTTTTCGTAAAGCGCTTCTGCATATCCAAACGATTAGAGAACGTTTTGCCCAAACGTGTGAGAAATATGGCGCAATGCTAACGCACGATACGAAGCTAATTTACGAAGGCTATCATATCCGCTCTAAACATCCACTGATGAATATTTTCCAAAAAGCGGCCAAAAAACAAACTTTAGAAACGCACGAAATCATGTTAGAGGGCGGAACTGACGCCAATGTCTTAAACGAAAAAGGTATTCCAACCATGCTCTTGTCAGCAGGATATGAAAATGCGCACACAGACAAAGAAAGGATTTCCATAAGTCAGTTGGAAAAACTCACACAACTCGTGATTGACCTTGCAGAATCCGCTAAAAATGAAAAAATTTTACTCAGAAAGCTAAATTAATGAAAAAAAGTCAAATAATTCGGATTGATTCATTGTCCAAGAAGCAATTCTTTGATATAGTAAATAATGTTGATACTTTTATGTGTCATGTTGAAGTAAGACAGATTTTTCTGCCTTAATAAACCGGAAAGGAAGAAGTGCAAAATGGCAAAACAAGAAATTGGCGTTATAGGAATGGGCGTTATGGGTCGTAACTTGGCTCTAAACATTGAAAGCCGCGGTCATACAGTATCTATCTTTAACCGTTCTACTGAAAAAACGAAAGCGGTTATGGAAGAAAATGCGGACAAAAAATTAGTACCAACTTATAGTTTAGAGGAATTTGTCGAATCTCTTGAAGTGCCTCGCCGTATCCTTATTATGGTAAAAGCTGGCGATGCTACAGATATGATGATTGAAGCAGTTAAACCTTTCTTAAACGAAGGTGATATTTTAATCGATGGCGGTAATGCTTTCTTCAAAGATACGATTCGTCGTAATAAAGAATTAAGTGAAGAAGGATTTAACTTCATCGGAACTGGTGTATCAGGCGGAGAAGAAGGCGCACTTAAAGGCCCTTCCATCATGCCAGGTGGTCAACGCAAGGCATATGACCTTGTAGCCCCTATTTTACGTGAAATTGCTGCAGTAGCAGACGGAGAACCTTGTGTGACTTATATTGGTCCAGATGGTGCCGGACATTACGTTAAAATGGTGCATAACGGTATCGAATACGGCGATATGCAATTAATCGCAGAAGCTTACACTATTTTGAAAGAAATCGGTGGATTAAGCCATGATGAACTTGCTGACGTATTTGAAGAATGGAACAACGGGGAACTTGATAGCTATTTAATCGAGATCACTAAAAATATCCTAAAAGTAAAAGACGAAGAAACAGGCAAACCAATTGTCGATGTTATTCTTGATAAAGCTGGTCAAAAAGGAACTGGTAAATGGACTAGCCAAAGCGCACTTGACTTAGGTGTTCCACTTTCCTTAATTACAGAATCTGTATTTGCTCGTTATATCTCTGCACTTAAAGAAGAACGTGTTTATGCAAGCACTGTTTTAAACGGTCCATCTAACTATCATTTTGAAGGCGACAAAAAAGCATTTGTTGAATCTGTTCGTCGCGCACTTTACTTCAGCAAAATCGCATCTTATGCACAAGGTTTTGCTCAAATGAGAGCTGCTAGCGAAGAGTACAACTGGGACTTACAATACGGCGAAATCGCGAAAATTTTCCGCGCTGGTTGTATTATCCGTGCTCGTTTCCTACAAAAAATTACAGATGCTTATAACCAAGATAAAAACCTTAAAAACTTGCTATTAGATCCATATTTCAAAGATATTGCACATAACTACCAAGGCGACCTTCGTACAGTTGTTGCAGAAGCAGTAAAAGCTGGAATTCCAGTGCCAACATTCACTGCGGCAATTAGCTACTATGACAGCTATCGTTCGGAAGTATTATCTGCAAATCTAATCCAAGCACAACGCGACTACTTTGGTGCTCATACGTATGAAAGAGTCGACAAACCTGGCGTATTCCATACAGAATGGCCACAAGTAGAAGATTGATTTAAAAACACGGCATCCACTTTCACGAGTGGATGCTTTTTTTATGAGATTTGAATTAGTAAATCATGGTAAACCGCTAAAAAATACAGGAAATATCTATTTATACGCTGTTATTAGTTGTTTTTGAGCCAAAGTTCGTTACAATAGTAATAGGAATATAGTGTAATGACCGAAAGAGAGGGTTAGGCCAAATGAATAGAATATTAATCGTAGAAGATGAAAAAAACTTAGCACGCTTTATCGAACTCGAATTGCAACACGAAAATTATGAAACTGCCGTCGCTAATGATGGACGCGCTGGACTTGAACTTGCATTAAATGAAGAATGGGATGCTATTTTACTTGATCTAATGTTGCCACATTTAAACGGGGTAGAAGTTTGTCGTCGTGTGCGCCAAGTGAAACAAACACCTATTATTATGATAACTGCACGTGACTCTGTTATTGACCGTGTCTCAGGACTTGACCACGGGGCAGATGATTATATCGTGAAACCTTTTGCTATTGAAGAATTACTAGCTCGTCTTCGTTCGCTACTACGCCGGGTTGAAAATGCAGAACAATCGGCGAAACAAACAACGCTACAATACCGTAACTTAATCGTAGAAAAAGAAAATCGGATTGTTAAACGCGACGAAGAAATTATTGACTTAACTAAACGAGAGTACGAACTTTTGCTTACGTTAATGGAAAATGTCAATATTGTTCTAACACGAGAAGTGCTGCTCAATAAAGTTTGGGGCTACGAAACAGAAGTAGAAACGAATGTAGTCGATGTATATGTTCGTTACTTACGAAATAAAATTGATCATCCTGACGAAGAAAGTTACATCCAAACAGTTCGCGGGACAGGGTATGTGATGCGTACATGACAACTAGCCCATTCTCCTTAAAAAGTCGTTCATTGAAATTCAAATGGACTTTTGGTGCTAGTGCAGCGATTTTTCTAACATTTTTCTTATTTTCCTATGCTATTTATCAAGGGATTGGGCAAATGTTGCTAAATGAAGAAGAACCGGAAGTAAAAGAACTGCTTCTAGCGACAACAAGTACGTTAACAAATCAAGATTTAACCGACAATGAGGAAATCAAATATTTATTTAACAACGATAAAACCGTGAACCGCAAACTACAAGATCAAGTGATTAATCTCTATGATAAAGATGGCCATTTTATTAATAAGTATTATTTTTCTAGAAACCAAGATATCACGAGTATTGATTTTTCACAGTATTTTGTTAGCGGCACGGATAAATTTATTATGAACAAACCGACGATTGATGGGCAGAAGATGATGACGGCGCAAATGCCGATTGTGGCGGACGATAATACGACCGTGATTGGTTATGCGCAAGTCGTAAACCCGCTCACTTCTTATAACCGGATGATGGATCGCTTGCTCGTTACGATGATTTTACTCGGGGCAGTGGCGCTCTTTATTAGTGGCATGCTTGGCTACTTGCTAGCTCAAAACTTCTTAAACCCGCTCACTCGTCTAGCACGGTCTATGAATGATATCCGCAAAAATGGTTTCCAAAAGCGCATCGAAACGCAGACGAATTCACGAGATGAAATCGGTGAATTGACCGTCGTCTTTAATGATATGATGACGCGCATCGAAACGAGCTTTGAACAGCAAAAACAATTCGTTGAGGATGCTTCCCATGAATTACGGACACCTGTTCAAATTATGGAAGGTCATTTAAAACTTCTGACACGTTGGGGTAAAGATGATCCAGCGGTACTTGATGAATCATTAAATGCTTCTTTAACTGAACTAGAACGCATGAAAAAATTAGTACAAGAAATGCTTGATTTATCCAGAGCAGAACAAATTTCGCAAACAAAAGAATTACAAATTACCGATGTAAATGCGACAGTAGAACAAGTTAGACGTAATTTTGAAGTCATGTATGAGAATTTCACTTTTACCTTAAAAGAAGATGACACGGATTTACGTGCGCTTATTCAGCATAATCATTTAGAGCAGATTTTAATTATTATTATGGATAATGCCGTGAAGTATTCAGGTGACGGCACCGAAGTGGATATGCATGTCTATAAAGAACAAAAGCAAATCCATATCGATGTGCGCGATTACGGGGAAGGCATCTCACAAGAAGAAATTGATAAGATATTTAATCGTTTCTACCGTGTAGATAAAGCCAGAAGCCGTGAAAAAGGCGGTAACGGCCTCGGACTTGCGATTGCTAAACAATTAGTCGAAGGATATTTAGGAACGATCAATGCGGTTAGTGAG includes these proteins:
- a CDS encoding dihydrolipoamide acetyltransferase family protein — translated: MAVEKITMPKLGESVTEGTISSWLVKPGDTVEKYDAIAEVLTDKVTAEIPSSFSGTIKEILAEEDETLEVGEVICTIETADAGSSEPVAEVEKAETKAPKKQETKQVKLAEAPASGRFSPAVLRIAGENNIDLSTVVGTGKGGRITRKDLLQVIENGPVATKPEVQSAPQEKTAAPTPVRSAAGDREIPINGVRKAIAKHMSVSKQEIPHAWMMVEVDATGLVRYRNAVKDSFKKEEGYSLTYFAFFIKAVAQALKEFPQLNSTWAGDKIIEHGNINISIAIAAGDLLYVPVIKNADEKSIKGIAREISELAGKARNGKLSQADMEGGTFTVNSTGSFGSVQSMGIINHPQAAILQVESIVKRPVIIDDMIAVRDMVNLCLSIDHRILDGLLAGKFLQTIKANVEKISKENTALY
- the prli42 gene encoding stressosome-associated protein Prli42: MTNKKVVRVVVILMLIAIVLSSVLTGVLMFL
- a CDS encoding M20/M25/M40 family metallo-hydrolase, giving the protein MIANVKKYFTELIQISSVSGKEKAILTYIKKHLTTLDVSYSLDENYGLIARIPATREKFPTIFFCSHVDTHPSAATPVFQIEQDVFTATKGTSLGADDKAAVAAMLAAIDYFCTEKTPHGDIEFIFTTKEELGMIGMRLFPEEEITAAYGYCLDAPGEVGNYQLQASTLVAMGFTIASSASAQMSPISIARMALHATRPGRIDRENKWEIQSFSGGINDENQQDAQLEILFTSAASFRKALLHIQTIRERFAQTCEKYGAMLTHDTKLIYEGYHIRSKHPLMNIFQKAAKKQTLETHEIMLEGGTDANVLNEKGIPTMLLSAGYENAHTDKERISISQLEKLTQLVIDLAESAKNEKILLRKLN
- the gndA gene encoding NADP-dependent phosphogluconate dehydrogenase encodes the protein MAKQEIGVIGMGVMGRNLALNIESRGHTVSIFNRSTEKTKAVMEENADKKLVPTYSLEEFVESLEVPRRILIMVKAGDATDMMIEAVKPFLNEGDILIDGGNAFFKDTIRRNKELSEEGFNFIGTGVSGGEEGALKGPSIMPGGQRKAYDLVAPILREIAAVADGEPCVTYIGPDGAGHYVKMVHNGIEYGDMQLIAEAYTILKEIGGLSHDELADVFEEWNNGELDSYLIEITKNILKVKDEETGKPIVDVILDKAGQKGTGKWTSQSALDLGVPLSLITESVFARYISALKEERVYASTVLNGPSNYHFEGDKKAFVESVRRALYFSKIASYAQGFAQMRAASEEYNWDLQYGEIAKIFRAGCIIRARFLQKITDAYNQDKNLKNLLLDPYFKDIAHNYQGDLRTVVAEAVKAGIPVPTFTAAISYYDSYRSEVLSANLIQAQRDYFGAHTYERVDKPGVFHTEWPQVED
- a CDS encoding response regulator transcription factor, translated to MNRILIVEDEKNLARFIELELQHENYETAVANDGRAGLELALNEEWDAILLDLMLPHLNGVEVCRRVRQVKQTPIIMITARDSVIDRVSGLDHGADDYIVKPFAIEELLARLRSLLRRVENAEQSAKQTTLQYRNLIVEKENRIVKRDEEIIDLTKREYELLLTLMENVNIVLTREVLLNKVWGYETEVETNVVDVYVRYLRNKIDHPDEESYIQTVRGTGYVMRT
- a CDS encoding HAMP domain-containing sensor histidine kinase; its protein translation is MTTSPFSLKSRSLKFKWTFGASAAIFLTFFLFSYAIYQGIGQMLLNEEEPEVKELLLATTSTLTNQDLTDNEEIKYLFNNDKTVNRKLQDQVINLYDKDGHFINKYYFSRNQDITSIDFSQYFVSGTDKFIMNKPTIDGQKMMTAQMPIVADDNTTVIGYAQVVNPLTSYNRMMDRLLVTMILLGAVALFISGMLGYLLAQNFLNPLTRLARSMNDIRKNGFQKRIETQTNSRDEIGELTVVFNDMMTRIETSFEQQKQFVEDASHELRTPVQIMEGHLKLLTRWGKDDPAVLDESLNASLTELERMKKLVQEMLDLSRAEQISQTKELQITDVNATVEQVRRNFEVMYENFTFTLKEDDTDLRALIQHNHLEQILIIIMDNAVKYSGDGTEVDMHVYKEQKQIHIDVRDYGEGISQEEIDKIFNRFYRVDKARSREKGGNGLGLAIAKQLVEGYLGTINAVSEPDKGTTIKITLPYIEPKSK